A region of the Silene latifolia isolate original U9 population chromosome 9, ASM4854445v1, whole genome shotgun sequence genome:
TGAAAATCCTTACCCAATAATTATGTAGGGTACTAAAAGCTGCTTTAATCATAAGAAGCCTACCTGCATAGGAAAGGTGTCTAGTCCCCATACCCCTGATTTTATCCACTATTTTGTCCACTAGACAGTGGCATTCCAAAACAGACAATTTCTTTGAAGAGACACCCACCCCTAAGTACTTGAAAGGTACAGTCCCTTGTTGCATACATGTTCTATTTTGCACCTCTGCAATCAGGGAGTTACTCATCCCATTACAGTAAAAGTTTGACTTACCATTATTCATTGTCAGGCCAGAAGCTTTAGAGAAGCAATCAAAAGCATTTAGAATGAGATCAATTGAAATGCTTTCACCCTTGCAGAACAGGATCAAGTCATCTGCAAAACAGAGGTGAGACAGACCCACTCTCTTACAAAGGGGGTGAAATCTGAAGAGGGGGTGTTTCTAAGTCACCATAAGCAGCTTGCGAGAATGACAATATTAATAGCTCAAGAATTTCTACTTTTAAAGTCAAAACCATCAAATTAAAAATTTCACAAAAAACaaccaactttttttttttttttttttgatgacgagggggttgagtccccccccccgggcccatgcattcccgcaccaccacatggaccatgtaagccacccccttcgggggctgcagtggccaagtgatcatcgccccagctggtagtcgaacctgggacctctcaactcctgcatttctgcaagcttcaaggtttaacccagctaccactggactaacaccacttggttaacaACCAACTTCTTAAAGTGACCATGTTCCGAGATAAGCTTCATAATATAAAAGAGACGGTCTTTTAGAACACCTATTAAACTTttaagggatattctctcgtgtatccTTCAACTTTTTTATTTTCTAAGATGTACCTCTCTTTTTTTGCAAAAATCTGACCatcaataactcttggctacaagttcagaatacgataatttttttatttcaaattgTCCATTTTTAAGAGGTATTCAGCTTGAAAAagaattcaccgacgtctcaactcgtagtcgggaattattctcgatcaaagtttattcgtttaaaaagctttgaccaaccataactatcggctacgagttcagaaaacggtgattttttttttcaaattcaaggccttgacgagataattggtttgaaaaaaaaaattaccatattctgaactcgtaacagatAATTGTTGTCAGTTaaagtttttttttgtgaaaaataaGGGGTACACTTTAAAAAACGAAAAAATCCACggatacacgagagaatatcccaataTTTAAAACATACCGAGTAACGAATTGGACAATTTACACAGCAACTCTCCGCCTATAGAGttggtcttgcttaagacgggtTGAATATTGAAACGGGTAGTTACACTCACAAAACaaatagaggggacaaggtggggacaACCCCATGTGCCTCCCACTATCACCCAAATGGGCATTTTGTCtcacaaaatggtatccgtctacaaTTTCAGACGGATACTGCCGGTCTTAAGTAAGAATTTGTGCCGCCTATAGCATAAGACTGACCAAAAGGAGAAAAGCCCAAAGTTAACATATAATTACATtcatatttcaattttattttgattagCCGATATATTATAATAAATACCGACGTATTTAAATATGCAAGTTATCAAGATAAAGTATTATGTTACCaaaataaacaatttttttttacagATTTATTAACTTACTTAGTTGGATTTTGTGCCATTTGGCTAGTCTTTTGTTAAAAATAGTCCTATAAAACAATTTGTGCAATTTATATGCGGAAAACATTCTCCTTATATTTTGGAGTAATGTCCAATTAGTATGATGCAACCTTAACAGCACTGAACCCTAAGGTACACTAAGGAATATTCTTAGTACAATTTTGACGAAACGGCTACAAGTACACGGGGTGTACAAGGGCCTTGGTACACAGGCCGGTGAGAGCACGCCAAGTGGAGTTTGGTAGGGACCATATGGAATCTTTTTCAAAGAAGTTTTTAGAGGGataaatttaaaaattttgaatttcaaattcaaaaagaGACAACCTATTAATTGCTACACTTTCCAAAGATCATTAGCAATATTAATCTAATTTTTTTATACTAATCTCTATACTAATTATTTTTTGtttcttatatttattttatgttcTTATTTTTTTAACCTCCTTTCTCTAACTAAAAAAAATCATTTCTCTCACTTAAAAAAATCGTTTCTCTCACTTAAAAAAATCAGTATATTTTTTTCCCCAAATCTAATAATCCATAAAAAAAATCAGTATATTTTTTTTCCCAAATCTAATAATTCCTTAAAAAAATAagtatattttgtttccaaatctaataatcatatttaattattaaaatcCCATACTATATTTCAATTGTATCGACACCACCATCATCTTTCAAATATGagtttaatcaatcttgttcttGCGATTCACATTGTTATCATAACTTGGTTCCAATCCGTCAACTCGTGAAGAAAAATGGACCTAACAAAGGAAGGTTTTTTTATCGTTGTCCCTTATGGAAGGTATATTTATGTTTATAGctcaaaataatataattagtataATATCTATGTTTATTGCTCTAATTAATTTTTAATGCATCTTTAGACTGAAGATTGTGGTTACTTCGTATAGGATGAATGCGTGGAGGTTGATCGGAACATGAACAAGTTGATTGATCTAAACAACTCTCTGGGGATAGGTTACGCCAATTGACATCGAAAAATATTAAATTGAAATCTCAGAAGTTACGTGCTACTAAATCAGAAAAGTTAGCTCGtcggttattgtattattcatgggttgtatttgtattattattatcaatttgtattgtgataatactacataaataagagaagaagctttaatttcttatttattGTTGATCTAAATTTGTATTTTGACGATAGTTGTCCAATATTCGTTGTCGATCAAAAATAATTTCGGTCTCGGTTTGTTATGCTTGATTATTTAGGTGTTAAAAACTTAAAATGAATCAattgcaaaaagaaaaaaaaaataatttgtaATGTGTTAACTTTGCAAATTGCAAATGACATCTACTTACTGACGGCCCAAGTAAATGAATGGATGAAAATGGTCAAATTGAGGAAGTAAATGGGTCGACGAGAAAGAATGGATGAAAATGGCGCAATTGAGGAAGTAAATGGGTCGACTAAAAGTAATCGATGAAAATGTCCCATTTGAGGAATTAATAATGGGTCTACTTACCGAAGGCCCAAGTAAGTTAGTTGATAAATAGAATGACCCCAAATTGTTATGTAGGACCTATATTTTAATTGGGCGTATCCCCTATTGGGGCCACATTCCTAATGGTCTGGTTTTTAACATAGAAACATGGAAAATGAATATTAATGGCTCAAGTGAATAATGGTCAGTCCTACCAAGTGAAATTGTATAATGGTTTGTAGCAGCATAAGATCTCTTGTGGCGTTTGTTACTCGCTTGGCCGTGTTCTCCTCcggattttttttttggattaaaATTAGTCATCACACATTGGTAAAATTACGGGTATTTTTTTAACGAAGAACGTAAGATAGTAATTAAAAAAAAGTAACAGGAATTTGAAAAGGAAAATGGGTAGTTGATACTTGATAATCATAGATCCATTGGAAAATATAAACCAACCTTTTAATCCTTACAAAATACGTACTATATAAACCATATTTAACCTAACTAAAAACCAAGAAATTCAAGTTGATGAAGCTCCAACTCAATTTTCCGGATTTCAATCACCCCTTGTTCACGATTAGCTTTCAGTTCATGTATAAGAGCTTCCATATTTTCCTGCACGTCCTTCGTCCCTCTACTTATTGCCCGCTGCCTTATCAGCTCCGCTCGGTCTATTAGATCGGCCAACTGAGTGTCAATCTCTCGCAACCGAGCGAGTTTGTTTCTGCGATTGATAGTGTATTGTACAAATATAGGAATGAACTGTCTAACCATCTAAAATtcatacgagttaattaaattaaaaatacAACGTTATGTAAAAATAAAATTGGATGACAACCCTTCATATCCCATCGCCAATATGGATATAAACGGTTTATATTCAATCAAAAAATAATTATGATTGACGAGTTATTAAATTGATTGTCACATACATGCAAAAATCGTTTACGGTTTTAAACTTATACAAACGATTTCATTTAAAACAAAGAATGGTTAAATATCTTGATGAAATGAGCAGTAAAAAAGAAAGAATGGTTAAAATATCTTGACGAATGATCAAACAACTAGTAACAAGATCTAGGGTTTGTGTTGTAAAGGGAGTTTTATTTTTGTAGATGAATGTAAAATACTGCCATATTCCTTTTATAATGGGGAGAAAgacaatttttttaatttttgtaatTAGTGATGTTTAAAACCGTCTATAttcaattaaaaaaataaagcgTTATGTAAAAAGAAACAAATATAACAACCTTTCATATCACataaaccgtttatattcaattaaaaaataattatgATTGAGGACTTATTAAATTGATTGTCGCATACATGCAAAAATTGTAAACTATACAAACGATTTAATTTAAAGGAATGAATGGTTAAATACCTTGATGAATGAATTAGTAACACAAGAGTTGTGAACAAGTTTGGAGTCCTCCTTACAAGTATATATGAGATCTAAAGGGAGTTCTATTTTTCTAGATGAATGTAAAATAGTGCCATTTTCCTTTTATAATGGGTAGAAAgacaaatttttttattt
Encoded here:
- the LOC141600759 gene encoding uncharacterized protein LOC141600759, with product MVRFLQKKRDDLILFCKGESISIDLILNAFDCFSKASGLTMNNGKSNFYCNGMSNSLIAEVQNRTCMQQGTVPFKYLGVGVSSKKLSVLECHCLVDKIVDKIRGMGTRHLSYAGRLLMIKAAFSTLHNYWVRIFILPKTIIKRIEAVCREFLWHGKELKSSRALVA